In the uncultured Fretibacterium sp. genome, GAAAGACAATGAAAAACAGGGTTTCCATCCGCGTTAGACCCAGGACCTGAGCGGCCTCCTCCTGTCCTCTCGGCACAGCGCCCAGAGCGCCCCTGAGTATCTCCGATATGTACGCCGCGCTGTTGAGCCCCAAAGAGAGGACCGCCGCAACGTAACGCGGCATGTTGAGCCCTATGGACGGCAGCCCGTAATAGATGAGAAACAGCTGGATCAAAAGCGGCGTTCCCCGAAAAAAGGAGACGTATCCCCCTAACAGGGCCGAGAGGGGCCCTGCCCGTCGGCGCAGGACCCCTACGACCGTCCCCAGAGCAAGGGCCACAAGGAAGGAAAAGCACGTCAAAAGAAGGGTCATGCACACCCCTTCCGCAATGGCCCCGGCATTGGTGATGATGATGTCCGCTCGGAACTCCATACGCTACTTTACTCGGCTACAAGCCACTTTTTCAGAATCTCGTCGTATTTC is a window encoding:
- a CDS encoding amino acid ABC transporter permease, translated to MEFRADIIITNAGAIAEGVCMTLLLTCFSFLVALALGTVVGVLRRRAGPLSALLGGYVSFFRGTPLLIQLFLIYYGLPSIGLNMPRYVAAVLSLGLNSAAYISEILRGALGAVPRGQEEAAQVLGLTRMETLFFIVFPQALRVALPALVNAFSSILKDSSLVSVLSIMELTRIGQLIYTRTYRAFEIYLAVAVIYYILTETVACFSRRLERVLEA